Genomic DNA from Polyodon spathula isolate WHYD16114869_AA chromosome 8, ASM1765450v1, whole genome shotgun sequence:
AATGCTTATAAATAGTAATATCTTGTGCTGCGTTATCCAGATGGAGTTAGTCAGCGTCCCCTCAACCCTGCATTAAAAAACATCTTTGATTCACAGCAGAACGTACATTTCACAGCTAGGTTTTGGTAATCTTACCCAGGGTGGACTCCAGTTTCCACTTCCCTTTCAGGCTTTCCTTTTCTAGCAGCTGAAAGAAGAATGGTCCGGAGTAGAGTTCTTCATCCTTGTCCTCAGCAATTAAGTTTGCTGAAGAAGTCTCGCCTACACACATCTCAATGTCGGTGGTGAGCAAATAGGGGGTGTTGTCATTTACATCAGTGATGTAGATGACCAAAGTTGCTGTTCCAGTCAAGGGCGGGACCCctggaaaaataaatcatataaaaCCAATTAACACGTTCGCCTTTGGAAATGTATATTATGGTAGATTTGCATGGAAATTTGGACCTTGGCCATGGTTTTCCCCACATTTAGATTGGCTGTTTCTTAAAATTCAGGTGCTTGTGAATTTAGCCCTCATGGAAGGCGAGAGACAATGGTGTTTGCCAcaataaaacctattttaaataatgtaatacagggcatgaaaacaaaataacaggaTGTAATCTGAGGTAATTCCTTACATATCAGGTAATATTGGTTAGTTTAgtgatgctttttaaaaaggttGTCTTTAAGCCATAGGTTTCTATTGCTCTAAGTACTAACGTATACAGTCTGTCCTACCCTGTCAGTGTCCCAGTGTTCCAGTACTGGTCGGACCGCTGTGCTCGTGCTTATATCaattcactgtgtttattttggcacagtatatatttaattatattttttgtcatAAACAATCACATGGCttttaagttgttgttgtttttttatgggtAAAGTCAAACCTGAGTCAAACCTAAGTTTTGGAACTCCATAGAGTTaacacaaattgttttaaaatcatgaccgaaggggatataaagtcttactgtatataaaaatgcctGCAGTGTTACTTTCATATACCAATTTATTTACCAATTcagtaacagttaaaaaaaaatccataaacaaGACTTACCATTATCAATTGCAAGAAGAGTTACTGTGTAAGTATTGTTTTTCACATAAGGGGATTCTCTGTCCACTTTTTGCTTGTTAGTGACAGTGCCAGTTTGGTCAATAGAAACCCACCCTGCTGGGTCATCTCCCACTGAGTACCTATTGGAGAGAGAAGGCACTAAATGGTGATGCAGGTTCATTAGTTAAGAGGCTTTATTTTCAGTATGCATCCACTATGCACACTGGCCTCGTTTTACTctgagtaaaaagaaaaaaaaacaaaaaaaaaacaacttcttaaAACAGCAGCTCTTAAGTTGTTGATTATGGATTggcattttctattgtttttactGGGTCATTTTCTCCCTTCTATCTACTGTAAGACTCCCCCAGAGAAACTACAACTTCAGCTCATAATTCCGCCTCACAGAAATCTGCCCATTTGCTGTTTAGATTCACATGTTACTGTTTTGAAAGGCGTGCGCGCCATGCTGATACAATGTCAATACAGTGAGAGAGAAGTGAGAAAGTTGGAAAAGGAGTGTGCTAAATTGGCCTCTGgtcaacccccacccccacccccacacacacacacttcattacTTAACTCCATCTTAAACTATCTGATTGCATTCAAAACATCTGAATGAGGGGACAAATTCCATCAACTTACCGAAACATGTTTGACAAGCTGGCATCCCTGTCAAAGGCTGTAAAAGTCTTCAATTTGATTCCAACTGCACTGTTCTCTTGAACATAAGCAGTTCCGAAAGGAGGAATGAACTCTGGGGGGTCGTTGATGTCTTCCACAATGATGGTTATGGTCTTTGTCTCTGCTGCTGGACCTTGGCTTCCCTCATCACTGGTTTTTTCAAGCTCCCACAGGCCATCAGCTACAACCTTCTTCACTGTGCAGGTGAAATATGGAATCTCATTCTTCACCATGACGGAAAGAGTCCTCTTCTGGCCATCTTCGTAGTCCAGAGACTACCAGATATTCAAGGAAGGGCAGTGAACATATTTGATTTCTTTGGTTGACACAGCAGTCAAATGTTAAACTGACAACCTTTGACAATGGCCCCAAACTGTtgattttaatcttttttaaatctacatttcTGTGTACACACCAGTCTCTTCcaactgcatgtactgtacatgaatcAGTAGTTGTTTGCCTTAAAAAGACACAGCGGTCCTTGCTTTCCCCACAGAATCCCACTGTTTAGTCACCCACTATCATGCCCCTTTCAAATTCAATGGGCCATGTTTAATTCCAGTGCCTAATATAGAATCATAATGTACTCACTTTATTTCCTAATACAATACATCCTAATAAGAAATCCGTggctagtttcacaaagcagttctaGGTATAAGTCTGATAAATCCATTTaacttccataaaaaaaaaaaaattacgaaaATAATAGTTATCCTATGAACTAGCTGAGTGGATTTTTACTAAAGCTTATGATTTTtatcttaaaatattgttttttgaaacaggtaaaaaaaaaaaaaaaagacagattgcTAGCCAGCTGCCTGCTAAGCGCCAGCAGTGCTTTGTGCAACTAGCCCCTGGGTATTAACCAGTTGCTAACTGTTCAACATGAATAAGAATTATTATTTCACCTTCACAAGGGTCAGGACTCCATCATTGGTATCTGGGTCAGTGAGAATCTTGTAGTTTTTGTTCTCGTTCCCACTTACAATCGTGTATTTTGCTTTCCAGCCAGGAGTGTGAGGCTTGTCTCTGTCTGATACCTTTATTCTGAGGAGAGTCACATTTGAGTCCCGCTCCTTCACATTCGCCACCAACTGAGACACAAGCAGAAACATTGTCCATCACTTACTATACAAGGGTCTTTTTAGCCACATGCATTGTCAATGTCTTTTGTGTTACATAAACACAGACTTTGTTTCAGAATGTAAGTTGAAGTTTCTTTTCAGTAGTATTATGGctgaatagcattttttttttattgtaacaataaaaataaagcatttgtatTGAGACACATATAAGCATAATCTGAGAGCTAGCAAATAAGCACACTGTTGGCTCAATTCTAATAATCCTATGACATGATAAGCATCCAAACTTACCAACTAAAAGTGATGTTGCAGTAGTTGCTTaaaatctcaaactgcagtttagGGTGTGGACACCACCTATGAATTTCCATTGGTGCTTTATTGTTCATCGCTATCAAACAGCCTCAGGGCACTTACCTTAGTACCTTCCAGGACTGGCCTATTGTTGTTCTGGTCTTCGACAGTAATAACAACTGTAGTGGAACTTGACAACTGTATTTTGTCACCTTTATCCTTTGCTTCAACTATGAGTTCATATTTCGCGGCTTTCTGAAAAAGAgaacacaaatataataaaaagtaacaaCTCAATGccaaaaaagacaaataaaatgttttttttttaactggagcaAACCGTTTTTGTTAGTTGGGTGCTTTAAATGATCCATGTTCAATATATTGAATGATATTTTTAAGAATTTGTCCACCTTCCCTGCAAGTTGGACTTGCATCTCCCCAAATATTTAACAACGACAGTTGAAAATTCCtagataatatttattttctcaccTCATAATCGATGCAACCCCTGAACGAAATTACACCGCTTTCATCAATGAAAAACTGGGCATTATCTGTGTTAGGAGTCTGAGAAACAATTCTGAGAGTAAACGTTGAATTGACTGTGCCTGGTTTATCCAAATCCTCAGCTTTAACCAGAACTAATTGTTCAccttaaaaagaacaaaaacaacttcTTCAGCCAATATctgacacaattttttttttttttaaatgtagtttgtaaaacatttgtaatatAGTAGACAAGTCTGACTTTGAGACACACCAGACACATCCTTTATCTCTGAAATACTTTAGTCTTTGagtatagttatatatatatatatatatatatatatatatatatatatatatatatatatatcatatatatatattactgttttgACAAACAACGTTTTTTTGCAAAAGTGTCATAACTTTGACCCTCCTATTCAATGGAGCTGTcgagaattttattttatttttttaaacatgatttctACAAAACATGATCAATAAAGATTCACATAAAGGGGGATAACTTAGTTTTTATTCAGCAGATTGATATATAAACACTCGTATTACAGTAtagacatcacaaaaaaaaaattataataaaataaaagcaggtcCAATCCTACCTTGAGTGCTTCCTTCTTTAACGGTTGCGCTGTAGTTTTTAGCCTTAAAAGTGGGTGCATTGTCATTGATGTCTAAAATCTCGATATCAATACCAAGTTGAGTAAACAAAGTCCTTGAAGATACCTCCAATGCAGTAAATTTAAGCTTTAAATAGGATACAAATGAATTAGAAGGcggtattttttggtttttactgGACTTACACAGTAGTTCACTTAAGATGTTTGCAGCCTGACAGCTTCCTATTCTGTCACAATTATTCGGAATTGCAGAGAACCTATTTTCTATATATCAGCGCATCCACTTTTAAAAAGGGAAGGTGCTTTTCCTCACCCTTGCCAGTACTGCATTACATATTATTTCAAAACCATAACATACTAATGCACTTTTCACATTTCTCTATGCCAGCGAATAACATGAACCAGTTGTTACAGAACTTCTAATTGTCAAATcttcaacaaaacacaatataaagtCAGGTGCTATGCATAAGAACAAGGACCACCAGTGCAGCACCAGGTCAGACTTACTTCTATAGTTTGGTGCTTTTCACGATCCACTTTCTTTAAAACATGGAGTTCCCCAGTGTGTCTATTTATTCTCAGGACACCTCTAGGTTCTTTATCGACTCCCATACCTGAAATTTGGAATTCCACCTTAGTGTCTGCGCTATTATTAACCTGCAATGCAAGAAACAGGCTATGTTGCTGCATGTAGAGAAACAAGCAACGAGGTTGAACACAGGTCAAATTCACTTCCCAGGGGCTCTGGAGTGGCGCACCCAGAAAAGGCGCTCCGCCTGGAGCTcacaagttcgaatccaggctatgtcacagccgaccgtgaccgggagttcctagggggcggcgcacaattggccgagcgctgccccagtagggagggcttaggtcggcaggggaatccacggctcactgcACATCAGCGACTCCTGTGGCAGATAGCGCGTCTGAGGTTCTACTGTGGAGCCtacagatctgtgttgtcctccgacactataggtctggtggcatcgctgtggacccacagtgtgaaaaatgacggcttggcaggagcacgtttcggaggatgcgtgcTCCAGCCACCGTTTCCCGAgtcagtgagccgaggatacatattataattgggcatactaaagtGGGGTGAAAAACCAGGGTTaaaaattggcgacgactaaaattaaaaaataaataaattctgacaTGATGCAGAGTGCATCATTGTACTCATTTCAAGCCAGCAATAACACAGAAGACAGGGTGCAGTTGTACTAAGACACTTGTGAAGCACTAGGCAGTATGGTACTGCAATATGACTTAttgcatatatacattttttgctttatattgtatataatctTACTTACCGGTACTATGCCAAGGGAAAAAGGAGTTGTTATCTCTTCTTCAATCGCATATATCTCTATGACCCATGATCTTTTGTGCCGATGTAACAGCTGTGAAGTCCCATTTCTGTGTGCCCGAAACATATCCAAGTgctaaagaaaaatataaaatcaattattattgGATTTCCAAACAAATTGCTCTGTAACACACAAACAATGTATTTACAGAATGTAGAATAAACCAGAAACAACAGTGGTGTTTCAGTGCAGGGATTCCATGACTTCGTCCACTGgttattttatatagtatattGTCAGTCGTCAACAAGTACAGACTAATTATGTCATTTGAATGTCTGTTTTGGAGAGGGATGAGATTGGCAGACTTCGAGGTAGGTAACCCGCCATCATAAGATTCTGACACCACAGATAGAAAGACAATATAATAAGTGCCAGACATAACCAAGCAAATACAGTAAACTTTACAATGCTGAGAAGCTAAAAGACTTGCAACTGCATGAAGCGATAATACACTGTTAAACAGATATTCTTTTAATTTCAGATGCTTCCCCTTCATGCTTTTTCCTTCATAGGGTGGTTTCATATGTATTGATTGGTTGCACTTTAAGATTAGTTTGATGTGAAATCAAATGATTGTGAAACGACAGACTAAGCAGTATAAAAGACAAGAAATTATCACATCTTTGGACTTAATGCAGTTGAACTGTGACGAAGCGCTTTAGGAAACTATAAACAGCGATTAATCCAAGCATTGTATCAAAAGCACCATCAACGACCCTTCAATAGACCCTGACTGAACACAATACAAGACAATACATTCTCAATTGATTAACAAAAGCAGCAACCATCTTAAAAGCGACATTGAA
This window encodes:
- the LOC121319364 gene encoding cadherin-like protein 26 isoform X1: MKTVFRIFILAAFHLDMFRAHRNGTSQLLHRHKRSWVIEIYAIEEEITTPFSLGIVPVNNSADTKVEFQISGMGVDKEPRGVLRINRHTGELHVLKKVDREKHQTIELKFTALEVSSRTLFTQLGIDIEILDINDNAPTFKAKNYSATVKEGSTQGEQLVLVKAEDLDKPGTVNSTFTLRIVSQTPNTDNAQFFIDESGVISFRGCIDYEKAAKYELIVEAKDKGDKIQLSSSTTVVITVEDQNNNRPVLEGTKLVANVKERDSNVTLLRIKVSDRDKPHTPGWKAKYTIVSGNENKNYKILTDPDTNDGVLTLVKSLDYEDGQKRTLSVMVKNEIPYFTCTVKKVVADGLWELEKTSDEGSQGPAAETKTITIIVEDINDPPEFIPPFGTAYVQENSAVGIKLKTFTAFDRDASLSNMFRYSVGDDPAGWVSIDQTGTVTNKQKVDRESPYVKNNTYTVTLLAIDNGVPPLTGTATLVIYITDVNDNTPYLLTTDIEMCVGETSSANLIAEDKDEELYSGPFFFQLLEKESLKGKWKLESTLGYTVRLIKDKDVYSGVYVLHFKIQDKQGESSEQNLTVTVCECTAMSKCNPLASNSLGGRTIGVMLAALLLMLGILLLAIVGDKSVFTQIDGGDCSLWKSNTEQLGSDCQVATNGSQKRIYYNSGQGQMAIKGKKINWIYKDQNELWVETENDVNCWNESTMDQTCSLTNNQYDSMAQRIVFLISKRVDSLHSGQDDLLKYNPHPYADEGEEPEMLHLDAISIPDSKFSSDQLLDLGPKFKTLASICNRQAESKYNISVTNK
- the LOC121319364 gene encoding cadherin-like protein 26 isoform X2; the encoded protein is MKTVFRIFILAAFHLDMFRAHRNGTSQLLHRHKRSWVIEIYAIEEEITTPFSLGIVPVNNSADTKVEFQISGMGVDKEPRGVLRINRHTGELHVLKKVDREKHQTIELKFTALEVSSRTLFTQLGIDIEILDINDNAPTFKAKNYSATVKEGSTQGEQLVLVKAEDLDKPGTVNSTFTLRIVSQTPNTDNAQFFIDESGVISFRGCIDYEKAAKYELIVEAKDKGDKIQLSSSTTVVITVEDQNNNRPVLEGTKLVANVKERDSNVTLLRIKVSDRDKPHTPGWKAKYTIVSGNENKNYKILTDPDTNDGVLTLVKSLDYEDGQKRTLSVMVKNEIPYFTCTVKKVVADGLWELEKTSDEGSQGPAAETKTITIIVEDINDPPEFIPPFGTAYVQENSAVGIKLKTFTAFDRDASLSNMFRYSVGDDPAGWVSIDQTGTVTNKQKVDRESPYVKNNTYTVTLLAIDNGVPPLTGTATLVIYITDVNDNTPYLLTTDIEMCVGETSSANLIAEDKDEELYSGPFFFQLLEKESLKGKWKLESTLGYTVRLIKDKDVYSGVYVLHFKIQDKQGESSEQNLTVTVCECTAMSKCNPLASNSLGGRTIGVMLAALLLMLGILLLAIVGDKSVFTQIDGGDCSLWKSNTEQLGSDCQVATNGSQKRIYYNSGQGQMAIKGKKINWNESTMDQTCSLTNNQYDSMAQRIVFLISKRVDSLHSGQDDLLKYNPHPYADEGEEPEMLHLDAISIPDSKFSSDQLLDLGPKFKTLASICNRQAESKYNISVTNK